A genomic stretch from Penicillium digitatum chromosome 4, complete sequence includes:
- a CDS encoding PadA1, producing MPTIDHVPQPTRRRRIVVAMTGATGAILGIKALIALRRLNVETHLVISKWAEATIKYETDYHPSNVKALADHVHSINDMAAPIASGSFKTDGMIVVPCSMKTLAAIRSGFCDDLISRSADVMLKERRKLVLVARETPLSDIHLSNMLEVSRAGAIIFPPVPAYYIRAASVDDLVNQTVGRILDLFDLDTGDFERWEGWQTEK from the coding sequence ATGCCAACCATCGACCATGTCCCTCAACCCACGCGCCGCAGACGCATCGTGGTCGCAATGACCGGCGCAACGGGCGCAATTCTCGGAATCAAAGCGCTCATCGCGCTCCGTCGCCTAAACGTTGAGACCCACTTGGTCATAAGCAAATGGGCCGAGGCAACCATCAAATACGAAACCGACTACCACCCATCGAATGTCAAAGCATTGGCAGACCATGTGCACAGCATCAACGATATGGCTGCGCCGATTGCTAGTGGGTCTTTCAAGACCGATGGCATGATCGTTGTTCCATGCAGCATGAAGACACTTGCTGCTATTCGCAGTGGATTCTGTGATGATTTGATCTCGCGTAGTGCAGATGTTATGTTAAAAGAGAGACGGAAACTTGTGCTTGTTGCGAGAGAGACCCCGCTTAGCGATATTCATCTGAGTAATATGTTAGAGGTTTCCCGCGCTGGTGCCATCATCTTTCCTCCGGTGCCGGCGTACTATATCCGGGCTGCGTCGGTGGATGACTTGGTTAATCAGACTGTGGGGCGTATTTTGGATTTGTTTGATTTGGATACGGGGGACTTTGAGAGATGGGAGGGATGGCAGACGGAGAAATGA